A region of Thermobifida halotolerans DNA encodes the following proteins:
- a CDS encoding PrsW family glutamic-type intramembrane protease, with amino-acid sequence MDQQAMLTRDLVLRICATATEFDRGWIELDRKVVAPFTASRDTSLIERITAAAAAVGVEHLLICRTRSEHAYDPVTQVRAATQSLVGVIRSWGDEPTDFLVCLEDLSAAVLVTADELTVAAGPADYVRALVGADIGRARAEFAETARTTRDPELLDAAVRYGCLEQGGRHARTSRPRRDPAERLLGWAEAVRERTPRIAALSRALRGVWGWAMTVVLVLALLFVPGTSGVLPATLLTVWLLVQLAWLARSRTLSFAALLRLAVLGALTTWPVLLVEVSVAAAVGLDPADPLAYAYLAVPVEEIAKFTPLLLFWLVARHRLRRFAAVDYLLAAAACGAGFQLAETLARTLLFGGLPDPLLPQGGLLTPLPGWVDLPGTGIRFSGHAVTTGLVGAALGLAVVGRGLYGARLWLLPPLALGAAALEHLNHNAVLAGLEPTALTSAVFALYGNGAATRWLLLVLLVCAVLLDHRMLGFAAESAPPPPGTAPLRRLTARAHGRAVWRRSHLPGDIAPLFRRAALVWARFPVTLTQAAASVLHEFAVQLAAASRGPVALCAAWRFLRRRREHAMGAARAAGRPWRRVPDRAELGEEARDLAERLGLAASAALATAAVAAAVVAAPLDAPSTGPGGAYAVATATALGDWFATLATADARWALAGALALASLLVSGWTVPRDHPSLRHFLRTPRATVSAILGVAAPGQLPAAAAGLLGLLLPKSTSRLLEDPAASGAGVPPVPGG; translated from the coding sequence ATGGACCAGCAGGCCATGCTCACGCGCGATCTGGTACTGCGGATCTGCGCCACCGCCACCGAGTTCGACCGGGGCTGGATCGAACTCGACCGCAAGGTGGTGGCGCCGTTCACCGCATCGCGCGACACCTCCCTGATCGAGCGGATCACCGCCGCGGCCGCCGCGGTGGGCGTGGAGCACCTGCTGATCTGCCGCACCAGGTCCGAACACGCCTACGATCCGGTGACCCAGGTACGGGCGGCCACCCAGTCCCTGGTCGGGGTCATCCGGAGCTGGGGCGACGAACCCACCGACTTCCTGGTCTGCCTGGAGGACCTCTCCGCCGCGGTCCTGGTCACCGCCGACGAGCTCACCGTGGCGGCCGGACCCGCCGACTACGTGCGCGCACTCGTCGGAGCCGACATCGGCCGGGCGCGTGCCGAGTTCGCCGAGACCGCGCGGACCACCCGCGACCCCGAACTGCTGGACGCCGCCGTCCGCTACGGCTGCCTGGAGCAGGGCGGCCGACACGCGCGCACCTCCCGTCCCCGCCGCGACCCGGCCGAGCGCCTCCTCGGCTGGGCCGAGGCGGTCCGCGAACGGACGCCCCGGATCGCCGCCCTGTCGCGCGCGCTGCGCGGCGTGTGGGGGTGGGCGATGACGGTTGTGCTCGTCCTCGCCCTGCTGTTCGTCCCCGGAACCTCCGGTGTGCTCCCCGCCACCCTGCTGACGGTGTGGTTGCTCGTCCAGCTCGCCTGGCTGGCCCGGTCGCGGACCCTCAGCTTCGCCGCGCTGCTGCGCCTGGCCGTCCTCGGCGCGCTGACCACCTGGCCGGTGCTGCTCGTGGAGGTGAGCGTGGCCGCGGCCGTGGGGCTCGACCCCGCCGACCCGCTCGCCTACGCCTACCTCGCGGTTCCCGTCGAGGAGATCGCCAAGTTCACTCCGCTTCTGCTGTTCTGGCTGGTGGCGCGGCACCGACTGCGGCGCTTCGCCGCCGTGGACTACCTGCTGGCCGCGGCGGCCTGCGGCGCGGGCTTCCAGCTCGCGGAGACGCTCGCGCGCACCCTGCTGTTCGGCGGGCTCCCCGACCCGCTGCTGCCGCAGGGCGGGCTGCTCACCCCGCTTCCCGGCTGGGTGGACCTGCCGGGCACGGGCATCCGCTTCTCCGGGCACGCCGTCACCACCGGTCTGGTCGGCGCCGCACTCGGCCTGGCCGTCGTGGGGCGCGGCCTGTACGGGGCCAGACTGTGGCTGCTGCCGCCGCTCGCCCTCGGCGCGGCCGCGCTGGAGCACCTCAACCACAACGCGGTACTGGCGGGCCTGGAACCCACCGCGCTCACCTCGGCGGTCTTCGCGCTCTACGGCAACGGGGCGGCGACCCGCTGGCTGCTGCTGGTCCTGCTGGTCTGCGCGGTACTGCTGGACCACCGGATGCTCGGGTTCGCCGCGGAGAGCGCGCCGCCCCCGCCGGGAACGGCCCCGCTGCGGCGGCTCACCGCCAGGGCCCACGGCCGCGCGGTGTGGCGACGCTCCCACCTGCCCGGGGACATCGCTCCCCTCTTCCGCAGGGCCGCCCTGGTCTGGGCGCGGTTCCCGGTGACTCTCACCCAGGCGGCGGCGTCCGTCCTGCACGAGTTCGCGGTGCAGCTCGCCGCGGCCAGCCGGGGACCGGTGGCGCTCTGCGCGGCCTGGCGGTTCCTGCGTCGCCGCCGCGAGCACGCCATGGGCGCGGCCCGTGCCGCGGGGCGGCCGTGGCGGCGCGTGCCCGACCGCGCGGAACTGGGCGAGGAAGCGCGCGACCTGGCGGAGCGGCTCGGCCTGGCCGCCTCCGCGGCCCTGGCGACGGCGGCGGTCGCGGCGGCCGTGGTGGCCGCGCCGCTCGACGCGCCGAGCACCGGACCGGGTGGGGCCTACGCGGTCGCCACCGCCACGGCCCTGGGCGACTGGTTCGCCACCCTCGCCACCGCCGACGCCCGCTGGGCGCTGGCCGGAGCGCTGGCCCTGGCGTCGCTGCTGGTGAGCGGCTGGACGGTGCCCCGTGACCATCCGAGCCTGCGCCACTTCCTGCGCACCCCCAGGGCCACCGTCAGCGCGATCCTGGGCGTGGCCGCCCCCGGCCAGCTCCCCGCCGCCGCGGCGGGCCTGCTCGGGCTGCTGCTGCCGAAGAGCACCAGCCGCCTCCTGGAAGACCCCGCCGCCTCCGGGGCCGGGGTTCCGCCAGTGCCGGGAGGCTGA
- a CDS encoding endonuclease/exonuclease/phosphatase family protein gives MDRSANATPPTERRPKSGGGRRWRLPGALAWLLLLPWALWALVRGLGLDGGYPLAMVVALTPYAAATAVLPLAAALLTRCWQPVAAAVAVAVAFAAFLLPRALTDAPPAPAPDGPTLRVLTLNMALGRADARTVVELVRTTGADLLSVQELTPDAARALAEAGLDEPLPHAVVDALPGASGGGLYSRYPLTALPGPTRYEPAMPWAGVEIPGAPAVEVVSVHPFPPLGAAPAREWTAYLEDLPRAEPAGTVRILAGDFNATHDHSAFRDLLASGYTDAAAAVGNGLTTTWPARGSPGLVLDHVLVDTRVRTARTGVHPVPGSDHLAVLADLVLPGD, from the coding sequence GTGGACCGCAGCGCCAACGCCACCCCGCCGACGGAGAGGCGGCCGAAGAGCGGCGGGGGCCGCCGGTGGCGGCTGCCGGGCGCGCTCGCGTGGCTGCTCCTGCTGCCCTGGGCGCTGTGGGCGCTCGTCCGCGGACTCGGCCTGGACGGAGGGTACCCCCTGGCCATGGTCGTGGCCCTCACCCCGTACGCGGCGGCCACGGCGGTGCTGCCGCTGGCGGCGGCCCTCCTGACGCGGTGTTGGCAGCCTGTGGCGGCCGCCGTGGCGGTCGCCGTCGCGTTCGCGGCCTTCCTCCTGCCGCGCGCCCTCACCGACGCCCCGCCCGCCCCCGCCCCCGACGGGCCGACCCTGCGGGTGCTCACCCTGAACATGGCGCTGGGCCGGGCGGACGCGCGCACCGTCGTCGAACTGGTCCGGACCACCGGCGCCGACCTGCTCAGCGTCCAGGAGCTCACCCCCGACGCGGCGCGCGCCCTGGCCGAGGCGGGACTCGACGAGCCGCTGCCGCACGCGGTGGTCGACGCCCTGCCCGGAGCCTCCGGCGGCGGCCTGTACTCCCGGTACCCGCTCACCGCGCTGCCCGGGCCGACCCGGTACGAGCCCGCGATGCCGTGGGCGGGCGTCGAGATCCCCGGAGCACCCGCCGTGGAAGTCGTCTCCGTCCACCCGTTCCCGCCCCTGGGGGCGGCCCCGGCCCGGGAGTGGACCGCCTACCTGGAGGACCTGCCGCGGGCCGAGCCCGCCGGGACGGTCCGCATCCTGGCCGGGGACTTCAACGCCACCCACGACCACTCCGCCTTCCGGGACCTGCTCGCCTCCGGTTACACCGACGCGGCCGCCGCCGTCGGCAACGGCCTCACGACCACCTGGCCGGCACGGGGCAGCCCCGGTCTGGTCCTCGACCACGTCCTGGTGGACACGCGCGTCCGGACCGCGCGGACCGGCGTCCACCCCGTCCCCGGCAGCGACCACCTCGCCGTGCTGGCCGACCTCGTCCTCCCCGGAGACTGA
- a CDS encoding NUDIX domain-containing protein, whose product MEIAEGIEIPETDDGRRWVVGAVVVDAEGRAFVQRRSPDRALFPNAWDIVGGHVEAGEGVVEALEREVREETGWRLTGVLAELCRLAWTPDDGVERFEVDYLVRVEGDLGAPVLEPDRHTGFAWVDESRLDMLTTPEDPGHTFVADVVGLGLRRARELRS is encoded by the coding sequence ATGGAGATCGCGGAGGGAATCGAGATACCGGAGACCGACGACGGGCGCCGCTGGGTGGTCGGAGCCGTGGTCGTCGACGCGGAGGGGCGCGCCTTCGTCCAGCGGCGCTCGCCGGACCGCGCGCTCTTCCCCAACGCCTGGGACATCGTCGGCGGACACGTCGAGGCCGGGGAGGGCGTCGTCGAGGCGTTGGAGCGGGAGGTCCGCGAGGAGACCGGCTGGCGGCTCACCGGCGTCCTCGCCGAACTGTGCCGCCTCGCCTGGACCCCCGACGACGGGGTCGAACGGTTCGAGGTGGACTACCTGGTGCGGGTCGAGGGCGACCTCGGCGCGCCCGTGCTGGAACCGGACAGGCACACCGGGTTCGCCTGGGTCGACGAGTCCCGCCTGGACATGCTGACCACCCCGGAGGACCCCGGGCACACCTTCGTCGCCGACGTCGTCGGACTCGGCCTGCGGCGCGCCCGCGAACTGCGGAGCTGA
- a CDS encoding NAD(P)H-hydrate dehydratase — MRTAHTVETVRAAENALMARLPDGALMRRAAAGLAAVCVRILPRVYGARVVLLVGSGDNGGDALFAGAELARRGASVAAVAAGGSAHRRGLAALRAAGGRSASVEEAEALVAAADLVVDGLVGIGARGALREPYAHLAALTESTYAAVVAVDLPSGIDADTGAVPGASVRADVTVTFGTHKPGLFVDPGAERAGVVEFVDIGLAGELPEPRVVAPQAADVAALLPRSEAETDKYRRGVLGLAAGSDRYRGAAVLAAGGALRTGVGMLRYTGQQGVAREVVSRWPEAVVSVLDPMDPVASLPKRVAAWVIGPGRGLHPTAAAELAAVLDTDVPVLVDADATTLLARSPELVRGRGAPTLLTPHAGELARLLPGAERADIEANRLDHVVRAAEEYGCTVLLKGSTTLVAEPGAPVAANPTGTPLLATAGSGDVLAGMIGALLATGLAPWEAATCGAYLHGLAARTAHDGAPVSASDLFDAIPGALAAVDGGL, encoded by the coding sequence ATGCGCACCGCACACACCGTGGAAACCGTCCGCGCGGCCGAGAACGCGCTCATGGCGCGGCTTCCGGACGGCGCCCTGATGCGGCGGGCGGCCGCCGGGCTGGCCGCGGTCTGCGTGCGCATCCTGCCCCGGGTGTACGGGGCGCGGGTGGTGCTGCTGGTCGGCAGCGGAGACAACGGCGGGGACGCGCTCTTCGCGGGGGCCGAACTGGCCCGGCGGGGGGCCTCGGTGGCCGCGGTCGCGGCGGGTGGGTCCGCCCACCGGCGCGGGCTGGCCGCGCTGCGCGCCGCCGGCGGTCGGAGCGCTTCGGTGGAGGAGGCCGAGGCGCTCGTCGCCGCCGCCGACCTCGTCGTGGACGGACTCGTGGGGATCGGCGCGCGGGGCGCCCTGCGCGAGCCGTACGCCCACCTGGCCGCGCTGACCGAGTCGACCTACGCCGCCGTGGTCGCGGTGGACCTGCCCAGCGGGATCGACGCCGACACCGGCGCGGTCCCCGGGGCCAGCGTGCGCGCCGACGTCACCGTCACCTTCGGGACCCACAAGCCGGGACTGTTCGTCGACCCCGGAGCGGAGCGCGCCGGGGTGGTCGAGTTCGTGGACATCGGGCTGGCGGGGGAGCTGCCCGAGCCGCGCGTGGTCGCCCCGCAGGCCGCCGACGTCGCCGCACTGCTGCCGCGCTCCGAGGCGGAGACCGACAAGTACCGCCGGGGCGTGCTCGGACTGGCCGCGGGCAGCGACCGCTACCGCGGGGCCGCGGTGCTCGCCGCGGGGGGCGCGCTGCGCACCGGCGTGGGCATGCTGCGCTACACGGGGCAGCAGGGCGTGGCACGCGAGGTGGTGAGCCGCTGGCCGGAGGCGGTGGTGTCGGTCCTGGACCCCATGGACCCGGTCGCCAGCCTGCCGAAGCGGGTGGCGGCATGGGTGATCGGTCCGGGACGGGGACTGCATCCGACGGCCGCGGCGGAGTTGGCGGCGGTGCTGGACACCGACGTGCCGGTGCTGGTGGACGCCGACGCCACCACCCTGCTGGCGCGTTCCCCGGAGCTGGTGCGCGGACGCGGCGCCCCCACGCTGCTCACCCCGCACGCCGGGGAGCTGGCCCGGCTGCTGCCGGGGGCCGAACGCGCCGACATCGAGGCGAACCGGCTGGACCACGTGGTCCGCGCCGCCGAGGAGTACGGCTGCACCGTGCTGCTGAAGGGCTCCACGACACTCGTCGCCGAACCGGGGGCGCCGGTGGCGGCCAACCCGACGGGCACGCCGCTGCTGGCCACCGCGGGAAGCGGGGACGTGCTGGCGGGCATGATCGGGGCGCTGCTGGCGACCGGACTGGCCCCGTGGGAGGCCGCCACGTGCGGCGCCTACCTGCACGGCCTGGCCGCCCGCACCGCCCACGACGGCGCGCCCGTCAGCGCCTCCGACCTGTTCGACGCGATCCCGGGAGCGCTCGCGGCGGTCGACGGAGGACTGTGA
- a CDS encoding DUF4913 domain-containing protein, translating into MTYTDDRVTTESGLTDRVSLLQNAMHKLGADVIRLQTQLTEIATAAPPKQQERSSTSQFIFNLSREEYRGELAALVSWVNDFLMPVYAGPATRWCPSWWEHHEAVGRLHAVRLAYLELTDTAVSGPSGPGVWHRDHLDPALDRLFASDGPFADCLGPTGHHPRGV; encoded by the coding sequence ATGACCTACACCGACGACCGTGTCACCACCGAATCCGGCTTGACCGACCGCGTCTCCCTCCTGCAGAACGCCATGCACAAGCTCGGCGCGGACGTCATCCGGCTGCAGACCCAGCTCACCGAGATCGCGACCGCGGCTCCGCCGAAGCAGCAGGAGCGCTCCTCCACGTCGCAGTTCATCTTCAACCTGTCCCGCGAGGAGTACCGGGGGGAACTCGCCGCCCTCGTCTCCTGGGTGAACGACTTCCTGATGCCGGTCTACGCGGGTCCGGCGACCCGCTGGTGCCCCTCCTGGTGGGAGCACCACGAGGCGGTGGGGCGGCTGCACGCGGTGCGCCTGGCCTACCTGGAGCTGACCGACACCGCCGTCTCCGGGCCGTCCGGGCCGGGCGTCTGGCACCGCGACCACCTGGATCCCGCCCTGGACCGGCTGTTCGCGTCCGACGGTCCCTTCGCCGACTGCCTGGGGCCCACCGGCCACCACCCCAGGGGCGTCTGA
- the coaA gene encoding type I pantothenate kinase, translating into MELDRQSWAELRAATPLSLTEAELEVLRGTADPTSLDEVRDVYLPLSRLLNLYVKATRQRHAAVRGFLGESDRPTPFVIGVAGSVAVGKSTTARLLRALLAQWPDHPNVELVSTDNFLYPNAVLRERGIMNRKGFPESYDRRALLRFVSEMKAGADKMEIPIYSHLAYDILPDQTQTVHRPDILIVEGINVLQPPPAGRLALVDFFDFSIYVDARVEHIRSWYLDRFLELRRTAFGDPRSYFHDMATSVPETEAREFAMSTWRTINEINLVENIIPTRPRATLVLYKGEDHRVRRVRLRKT; encoded by the coding sequence GTGGAACTCGACCGCCAGTCATGGGCAGAGTTGCGCGCGGCGACCCCGCTGTCGCTGACCGAAGCGGAGTTGGAGGTGCTCCGCGGTACCGCGGACCCCACCTCACTGGACGAGGTCCGCGACGTCTACCTGCCGCTGTCCCGGCTGCTCAACCTGTACGTCAAGGCGACCAGGCAACGCCACGCGGCGGTACGCGGCTTCCTCGGGGAGAGCGACCGCCCCACCCCCTTCGTCATCGGGGTGGCCGGGAGCGTGGCCGTCGGCAAGTCCACCACGGCCAGGCTGCTGCGGGCGCTGCTGGCGCAGTGGCCCGACCATCCCAACGTCGAGCTGGTCAGCACCGACAACTTCCTCTACCCCAACGCGGTGCTGCGGGAACGCGGGATCATGAACCGCAAGGGCTTCCCCGAGAGCTACGACCGGCGCGCGCTGCTGCGGTTCGTCTCGGAGATGAAGGCCGGCGCCGACAAGATGGAGATCCCCATCTACTCGCACCTGGCCTACGACATCCTGCCCGACCAGACGCAGACCGTGCACCGCCCCGACATCCTCATCGTCGAGGGCATCAACGTGCTCCAACCGCCACCGGCGGGACGGCTGGCGCTGGTCGACTTCTTCGACTTCTCCATCTACGTGGACGCCCGGGTGGAGCACATCCGGTCCTGGTACCTGGACCGGTTCCTGGAACTGCGCCGCACCGCGTTCGGGGACCCCCGCTCCTACTTCCACGACATGGCCACCTCCGTGCCCGAGACCGAGGCCCGGGAGTTCGCGATGAGCACGTGGCGCACCATCAACGAGATCAACCTCGTGGAGAACATCATCCCCACCCGGCCGCGCGCCACCCTGGTCCTGTACAAGGGGGAGGACCACCGGGTCCGCCGGGTCCGGCTGCGCAAGACCTGA
- the glmS gene encoding glutamine--fructose-6-phosphate transaminase (isomerizing), producing MCGIVGYVGPKPALEVVVDGLARLEYRGYDSAGVAVLSDGKLQTEKRAGKLANLRSALQNNPRSADGIGIGHTRWATHGAPTDGNAHPHIDNTSRVAVIHNGIIENFAQLRLELEERGCKFLSETDTEVAAHLLSEELKDRGDSDLAAAMRSVCRRLEGAFTLVAISVDDPELVVAARRNSPLVVGRGKGENFLASDVAAFIAHTRDAVELGQDQVVELRPDSVTITDYDGAPAPVREYYVDWDASAAEKGGYDYFMLKEIVEQPYAVADTLLGRVGVDGTLTLDEMRLAPHELRQISKVVIIACGTSYHAGLIAKYAIEHWCRIPCEVEVASEFRYRDPILDSQTLVIAISQSGESMDTLMAVRYAREQHSRVLAICNVNGSTIPRESDGVLYTHAGPEVGVAATKTFLTQLVACYLVGLYLAQVRGLKFGDEINAIIEQLARMPEQVGRVLETVEPVRELARSLADAKTVLFLGRHVGYPVAMEGALKLKELAYMHAEAFAAGELKHGPIALIEEGLPVVVVVPSREGRGVLHDKIVSNIQEIRARGARTIVIAEEGDESVRPYSDALIEIPSVPTLLQPIVATVPLQVFACELALAKGNDVDQPRNLAKSVTVE from the coding sequence ATGTGTGGAATCGTTGGCTACGTCGGGCCGAAACCGGCGCTGGAAGTCGTCGTTGATGGCCTGGCCAGGCTTGAGTACCGGGGATACGACTCCGCCGGAGTCGCCGTCCTCAGCGACGGCAAGCTCCAAACCGAGAAGCGGGCCGGCAAGCTGGCGAACCTGCGGTCCGCGCTGCAGAACAATCCGCGCTCCGCGGACGGCATCGGCATCGGCCACACCCGCTGGGCCACACACGGCGCCCCCACCGACGGCAACGCCCACCCCCACATCGACAACACGAGCCGGGTGGCGGTCATCCACAACGGCATCATCGAGAACTTCGCGCAGTTGCGGTTGGAGCTGGAGGAGCGCGGCTGCAAGTTCCTCTCCGAGACCGACACCGAGGTCGCCGCCCACCTGCTCAGCGAGGAGCTCAAGGACCGCGGCGACAGCGACCTGGCCGCGGCGATGCGTTCGGTCTGCCGCCGCCTGGAGGGAGCCTTCACCCTGGTCGCGATCTCGGTGGACGACCCCGAACTCGTGGTGGCCGCGCGCCGCAACTCCCCGCTCGTGGTCGGCCGCGGCAAGGGGGAGAACTTCCTCGCCAGCGACGTCGCCGCGTTCATCGCACACACCCGCGACGCCGTCGAACTCGGCCAGGACCAGGTGGTCGAGCTGCGCCCCGACTCGGTCACGATCACCGACTACGACGGCGCGCCCGCCCCCGTGCGCGAGTACTACGTGGACTGGGACGCCTCCGCCGCCGAGAAGGGCGGCTACGACTACTTCATGCTCAAGGAGATCGTCGAGCAGCCGTACGCGGTGGCCGACACCCTCCTGGGCCGCGTCGGCGTGGACGGCACCCTCACCCTGGACGAGATGCGGCTCGCCCCCCACGAACTCCGCCAGATCTCCAAGGTCGTCATCATCGCCTGCGGCACCTCCTACCACGCGGGCCTGATCGCCAAGTACGCGATCGAGCACTGGTGCCGCATCCCGTGCGAGGTCGAGGTCGCCAGCGAGTTCCGCTACCGCGACCCGATCCTGGACAGCCAGACCCTGGTCATCGCCATCTCCCAGTCCGGCGAGAGCATGGACACCCTGATGGCGGTGCGTTACGCCCGTGAGCAGCACTCCCGGGTCCTGGCCATCTGCAACGTCAACGGCTCCACGATCCCCCGCGAGTCCGACGGCGTGCTCTACACGCACGCGGGTCCCGAGGTCGGCGTGGCCGCCACCAAGACCTTCCTGACCCAACTGGTGGCCTGCTACCTCGTGGGCCTCTACCTGGCCCAGGTGCGCGGGCTGAAGTTCGGCGACGAGATCAACGCGATCATCGAGCAACTGGCCCGGATGCCCGAGCAGGTCGGCAGGGTGCTGGAGACCGTGGAACCGGTCCGGGAGCTGGCCCGCTCCCTCGCCGACGCGAAGACCGTGCTGTTCCTGGGGCGGCACGTGGGCTACCCGGTGGCGATGGAGGGCGCTCTGAAGCTCAAGGAGCTCGCCTACATGCACGCGGAGGCGTTCGCCGCGGGCGAGCTGAAGCACGGTCCCATCGCGCTCATCGAGGAGGGGCTGCCGGTGGTCGTCGTGGTCCCCTCCAGGGAGGGCCGCGGCGTGCTGCACGACAAGATCGTCTCCAACATCCAGGAGATCCGGGCCCGGGGCGCGCGCACCATCGTGATCGCCGAAGAGGGCGACGAGAGCGTGCGCCCCTACTCCGACGCGCTCATCGAGATCCCCTCGGTGCCCACCCTGCTCCAGCCGATCGTGGCCACCGTCCCGTTGCAGGTGTTCGCCTGCGAACTGGCCCTGGCCAAGGGCAACGACGTGGACCAGCCGCGCAACCTGGCCAAGAGCGTGACGGTGGAGTAG